A DNA window from Mastomys coucha isolate ucsf_1 unplaced genomic scaffold, UCSF_Mcou_1 pScaffold21, whole genome shotgun sequence contains the following coding sequences:
- the Snx32 gene encoding sorting nexin-32 isoform X4 → MSQLRSTMEEHHQEAGNESKPSSMSVDLQGDSPLQVEISDAVSERDKVKFTVQTKIPPAPPRPDFEASREKLQKLGEGNSSITREEFAKMKQELEAEYLAIFKKTVAMHEVFLQRLAAHPTLRLDHNFSVFLEYNQDLSVREKNRKEVLGGFLRSIVRSADGVLITGISGLKEVDDFFEHERTFLVQYHTRIRDTCQRADRVMHSHKCLADNYLPISTALSSLGTQEVNQLKRNFLKLAELFERLRKLEGRVASDEDLKLSDMLRYYMRDSQAAKDLLYRRLRALADYENANKALDKARTRNREVQPAESHQQLCCQRFERLSDSAKQELMDFKSRRVSSFRKNLIELAELELKHAKASTLLLQNTLVALKGEP, encoded by the exons CCTTCCTCCATGTCAGTGGATCTGCAGGGGGACAGTCCCTTACAGGTGGAGATTTCTGATGCAGTGAGTGAGCGGGACAAGGTGAAATTCACAGTTCAAACCAAG AttcccccagcccctcccaggcCTGACTTTGAGGCTTCAAGGGAAAAGCTGCAGAAGTTGGGTGAGGGGAACAGCTCCATCACCCGGGAAGAATTCGCCAAGATGAAGCAGGAGCTAGAAGC GGAGTACTTGGCCATCTTTAAGAAGACTGTTGCGATGCATGAGGTCTTCCTGCAGCGCCTGGCAGCCCATCCCACCCTACGTCTGGACCACAACTTCTCCGTCTTCTTGGAATATAATCAGGAT CTGAGTGTTCGAGAGAAGAACAGGAAGGAGGTCTTGGGAGGGTTCCTGAGGAGCATCGTCAGGTCTGCAGATGGAGTCCTCATCACTGGCATATCAGGGCTCAAG GAGGTAGATGACTTCTTTGAGCACGAGAGGACCTTCCTAGTACAATATCACACCCGAATCCGAGACACCTGCCAGAGGGCCGACCGTGTTATGCACTCCCACAAGT GCCTGGCAGACAACTATCTCCCTATCTCTACTGCACTGAGCAGTCTCGGAACCCAGGAGGTCAACCAACTGAAGAG GAACTTCTTGAAGCTGGCAGAGCTCTTTGAACGACTCAGA AAGCTGGAAGGCAGGGTAGCCTCTGATGAGGACCTCAAGCTGTCCGACATGCTGAGATACTACATGCGAGACTCACAGGCAGCCAAG GACCTGCTGTACCGGCGGCTTCGGGCATTGGCCGACTACGAGAATGCTAACAAGGCGCTGGACAAAGCTCGGACTAGGAACCGGGAAGTACAGCCAGCAGAGAGCCACCAGCAGCTGTGCTGCCAGCGCTTCGAGCGCCTCTCTGACTCTGCCAAACAAG agCTCATGGACTTCAAGTCTCGCCGGGTCTCCTCTTTCCGTAAGAATCTCATTGAGTTGGCAGAGCTGGAGCTCAAGCATGCAAAG GCCAGCACCCTACTTCTCCAGAACACCCTTGTTGCCCTTAAGGGAGAGCCCTAG
- the Snx32 gene encoding sorting nexin-32 isoform X2 — protein MSQLRSTMEEHHQEAGNESKPSSMSVDLQGDSPLQVEISDAVSERDKVKFTVQTKSGLPHFAQPEFSVVRQHEEFIWLHDTYVENEEYAGLIIPPAPPRPDFEASREKLQKLGEGNSSITREEFAKMKQELEAEYLAIFKKTVAMHEVFLQRLAAHPTLRLDHNFSVFLEYNQDLSVREKNRKEVLGGFLRSIVRSADGVLITGISGLKEVDDFFEHERTFLVQYHTRIRDTCQRADRVMHSHKCLADNYLPISTALSSLGTQEVNQLKRNFLKLAELFERLRKLEGRVASDEDLKLSDMLRYYMRDSQAAKDLLYRRLRALADYENANKALDKARTRNREVQPAESHQQLCCQRFERLSDSAKQELMDFKSRRVSSFRKNLIELAELELKHAKASTLLLQNTLVALKGEP, from the exons CCTTCCTCCATGTCAGTGGATCTGCAGGGGGACAGTCCCTTACAGGTGGAGATTTCTGATGCAGTGAGTGAGCGGGACAAGGTGAAATTCACAGTTCAAACCAAG AGTGGCCTCCCTCACTTTGCCCAGCCTGAGTTCTCAGTAGTTCGGCAGCATGAAGAGTTCATCTGGCTACATGACACCTATGTGGAAAATGAAGAGTACGCCGGTCTCATC AttcccccagcccctcccaggcCTGACTTTGAGGCTTCAAGGGAAAAGCTGCAGAAGTTGGGTGAGGGGAACAGCTCCATCACCCGGGAAGAATTCGCCAAGATGAAGCAGGAGCTAGAAGC GGAGTACTTGGCCATCTTTAAGAAGACTGTTGCGATGCATGAGGTCTTCCTGCAGCGCCTGGCAGCCCATCCCACCCTACGTCTGGACCACAACTTCTCCGTCTTCTTGGAATATAATCAGGAT CTGAGTGTTCGAGAGAAGAACAGGAAGGAGGTCTTGGGAGGGTTCCTGAGGAGCATCGTCAGGTCTGCAGATGGAGTCCTCATCACTGGCATATCAGGGCTCAAG GAGGTAGATGACTTCTTTGAGCACGAGAGGACCTTCCTAGTACAATATCACACCCGAATCCGAGACACCTGCCAGAGGGCCGACCGTGTTATGCACTCCCACAAGT GCCTGGCAGACAACTATCTCCCTATCTCTACTGCACTGAGCAGTCTCGGAACCCAGGAGGTCAACCAACTGAAGAG GAACTTCTTGAAGCTGGCAGAGCTCTTTGAACGACTCAGA AAGCTGGAAGGCAGGGTAGCCTCTGATGAGGACCTCAAGCTGTCCGACATGCTGAGATACTACATGCGAGACTCACAGGCAGCCAAG GACCTGCTGTACCGGCGGCTTCGGGCATTGGCCGACTACGAGAATGCTAACAAGGCGCTGGACAAAGCTCGGACTAGGAACCGGGAAGTACAGCCAGCAGAGAGCCACCAGCAGCTGTGCTGCCAGCGCTTCGAGCGCCTCTCTGACTCTGCCAAACAAG agCTCATGGACTTCAAGTCTCGCCGGGTCTCCTCTTTCCGTAAGAATCTCATTGAGTTGGCAGAGCTGGAGCTCAAGCATGCAAAG GCCAGCACCCTACTTCTCCAGAACACCCTTGTTGCCCTTAAGGGAGAGCCCTAG
- the Snx32 gene encoding sorting nexin-32 isoform X1, with translation MSQLRSTMEEHHQEAGNESKPSSMSVDLQGDSPLQVEISDAVSERDKVKFTVQTKSGLPHFAQPEFSVVRQHEEFIWLHDTYVENEEYAGLIIPPAPPRPDFEASREKLQKLGEGNSSITREEFAKMKQELEAEYLAIFKKTVAMHEVFLQRLAAHPTLRLDHNFSVFLEYNQDLSVREKNRKEVLGGFLRSIVRSADGVLITGISGLKEVDDFFEHERTFLVQYHTRIRDTCQRADRVMHSHKSGLADNYLPISTALSSLGTQEVNQLKRNFLKLAELFERLRKLEGRVASDEDLKLSDMLRYYMRDSQAAKDLLYRRLRALADYENANKALDKARTRNREVQPAESHQQLCCQRFERLSDSAKQELMDFKSRRVSSFRKNLIELAELELKHAKASTLLLQNTLVALKGEP, from the exons CCTTCCTCCATGTCAGTGGATCTGCAGGGGGACAGTCCCTTACAGGTGGAGATTTCTGATGCAGTGAGTGAGCGGGACAAGGTGAAATTCACAGTTCAAACCAAG AGTGGCCTCCCTCACTTTGCCCAGCCTGAGTTCTCAGTAGTTCGGCAGCATGAAGAGTTCATCTGGCTACATGACACCTATGTGGAAAATGAAGAGTACGCCGGTCTCATC AttcccccagcccctcccaggcCTGACTTTGAGGCTTCAAGGGAAAAGCTGCAGAAGTTGGGTGAGGGGAACAGCTCCATCACCCGGGAAGAATTCGCCAAGATGAAGCAGGAGCTAGAAGC GGAGTACTTGGCCATCTTTAAGAAGACTGTTGCGATGCATGAGGTCTTCCTGCAGCGCCTGGCAGCCCATCCCACCCTACGTCTGGACCACAACTTCTCCGTCTTCTTGGAATATAATCAGGAT CTGAGTGTTCGAGAGAAGAACAGGAAGGAGGTCTTGGGAGGGTTCCTGAGGAGCATCGTCAGGTCTGCAGATGGAGTCCTCATCACTGGCATATCAGGGCTCAAG GAGGTAGATGACTTCTTTGAGCACGAGAGGACCTTCCTAGTACAATATCACACCCGAATCCGAGACACCTGCCAGAGGGCCGACCGTGTTATGCACTCCCACAAGT CAGGCCTGGCAGACAACTATCTCCCTATCTCTACTGCACTGAGCAGTCTCGGAACCCAGGAGGTCAACCAACTGAAGAG GAACTTCTTGAAGCTGGCAGAGCTCTTTGAACGACTCAGA AAGCTGGAAGGCAGGGTAGCCTCTGATGAGGACCTCAAGCTGTCCGACATGCTGAGATACTACATGCGAGACTCACAGGCAGCCAAG GACCTGCTGTACCGGCGGCTTCGGGCATTGGCCGACTACGAGAATGCTAACAAGGCGCTGGACAAAGCTCGGACTAGGAACCGGGAAGTACAGCCAGCAGAGAGCCACCAGCAGCTGTGCTGCCAGCGCTTCGAGCGCCTCTCTGACTCTGCCAAACAAG agCTCATGGACTTCAAGTCTCGCCGGGTCTCCTCTTTCCGTAAGAATCTCATTGAGTTGGCAGAGCTGGAGCTCAAGCATGCAAAG GCCAGCACCCTACTTCTCCAGAACACCCTTGTTGCCCTTAAGGGAGAGCCCTAG
- the Snx32 gene encoding sorting nexin-32 isoform X3 — MSQLRSTMEEHHQEAGNESKPSSMSVDLQGDSPLQVEISDAVSERDKVKFTVQTKIPPAPPRPDFEASREKLQKLGEGNSSITREEFAKMKQELEAEYLAIFKKTVAMHEVFLQRLAAHPTLRLDHNFSVFLEYNQDLSVREKNRKEVLGGFLRSIVRSADGVLITGISGLKEVDDFFEHERTFLVQYHTRIRDTCQRADRVMHSHKSGLADNYLPISTALSSLGTQEVNQLKRNFLKLAELFERLRKLEGRVASDEDLKLSDMLRYYMRDSQAAKDLLYRRLRALADYENANKALDKARTRNREVQPAESHQQLCCQRFERLSDSAKQELMDFKSRRVSSFRKNLIELAELELKHAKASTLLLQNTLVALKGEP, encoded by the exons CCTTCCTCCATGTCAGTGGATCTGCAGGGGGACAGTCCCTTACAGGTGGAGATTTCTGATGCAGTGAGTGAGCGGGACAAGGTGAAATTCACAGTTCAAACCAAG AttcccccagcccctcccaggcCTGACTTTGAGGCTTCAAGGGAAAAGCTGCAGAAGTTGGGTGAGGGGAACAGCTCCATCACCCGGGAAGAATTCGCCAAGATGAAGCAGGAGCTAGAAGC GGAGTACTTGGCCATCTTTAAGAAGACTGTTGCGATGCATGAGGTCTTCCTGCAGCGCCTGGCAGCCCATCCCACCCTACGTCTGGACCACAACTTCTCCGTCTTCTTGGAATATAATCAGGAT CTGAGTGTTCGAGAGAAGAACAGGAAGGAGGTCTTGGGAGGGTTCCTGAGGAGCATCGTCAGGTCTGCAGATGGAGTCCTCATCACTGGCATATCAGGGCTCAAG GAGGTAGATGACTTCTTTGAGCACGAGAGGACCTTCCTAGTACAATATCACACCCGAATCCGAGACACCTGCCAGAGGGCCGACCGTGTTATGCACTCCCACAAGT CAGGCCTGGCAGACAACTATCTCCCTATCTCTACTGCACTGAGCAGTCTCGGAACCCAGGAGGTCAACCAACTGAAGAG GAACTTCTTGAAGCTGGCAGAGCTCTTTGAACGACTCAGA AAGCTGGAAGGCAGGGTAGCCTCTGATGAGGACCTCAAGCTGTCCGACATGCTGAGATACTACATGCGAGACTCACAGGCAGCCAAG GACCTGCTGTACCGGCGGCTTCGGGCATTGGCCGACTACGAGAATGCTAACAAGGCGCTGGACAAAGCTCGGACTAGGAACCGGGAAGTACAGCCAGCAGAGAGCCACCAGCAGCTGTGCTGCCAGCGCTTCGAGCGCCTCTCTGACTCTGCCAAACAAG agCTCATGGACTTCAAGTCTCGCCGGGTCTCCTCTTTCCGTAAGAATCTCATTGAGTTGGCAGAGCTGGAGCTCAAGCATGCAAAG GCCAGCACCCTACTTCTCCAGAACACCCTTGTTGCCCTTAAGGGAGAGCCCTAG